One genomic segment of Streptomyces sp. RKND-216 includes these proteins:
- a CDS encoding cytidine deaminase: protein MTGASRSVQRVALFGLPGAGKSTAAGLLRRTLAGMGRHVEVIKLAAPLYDVQAAFYARARTRLAEGQQDGELLNFLGSHFRTAAPGLLLEDFAQRSAAAELAGADVLLCDDARPADLDGLRDQGFTLVRVTAPDALRRERKAGRGDRRAGRDDHPTELGGDGVEADLVLDNTGDLPALEEQVVELAKRLPAAPAGQEAAEQVVASLVGLAREVITERYAENRHQIGAVVVTGDGRVFTGIHLEAMVGRASICAEAVALGQARAAGAGDLTLALAVRHPKPSEERRDIKLVPPCGLCRELLLDYGPRVSTVVQDGDEVRVVPLASLLPHKYVGTKWPTR from the coding sequence ATGACAGGCGCATCCCGCTCCGTGCAGCGCGTCGCCCTCTTCGGGCTGCCCGGAGCCGGCAAGTCGACGGCCGCCGGCCTGCTGCGGCGGACACTGGCCGGCATGGGACGGCACGTCGAGGTGATCAAGCTCGCCGCCCCGCTGTACGACGTGCAGGCCGCCTTCTACGCCCGGGCACGCACCCGGCTCGCCGAAGGGCAGCAGGACGGCGAGCTGCTCAACTTCCTGGGCTCCCACTTCCGGACGGCGGCCCCGGGCCTCCTGCTGGAGGATTTCGCGCAGCGCTCGGCCGCCGCCGAACTCGCGGGCGCCGACGTGCTGCTGTGTGACGACGCCCGCCCCGCCGACCTCGACGGTCTCCGCGACCAGGGGTTCACGCTGGTGCGGGTGACGGCGCCGGACGCGTTGCGGCGGGAACGCAAGGCCGGCCGCGGCGACCGGAGGGCAGGCCGGGACGACCACCCCACAGAGCTCGGCGGCGACGGCGTCGAGGCCGACCTGGTCCTCGACAACACGGGAGACCTCCCGGCGCTGGAGGAGCAGGTCGTCGAACTCGCCAAGCGGCTGCCCGCCGCCCCGGCGGGGCAGGAGGCCGCCGAGCAGGTCGTCGCCTCCCTCGTCGGGCTGGCCCGGGAGGTCATCACCGAGCGCTACGCCGAGAACCGGCACCAGATCGGGGCGGTGGTCGTCACCGGCGACGGGCGGGTGTTCACCGGCATCCACCTCGAGGCGATGGTGGGTCGCGCCTCAATCTGCGCCGAGGCCGTCGCTCTCGGCCAGGCGCGCGCGGCGGGAGCCGGCGACCTGACGCTGGCGCTGGCGGTACGTCACCCCAAGCCCTCCGAGGAGCGGCGGGACATCAAACTCGTACCCCCCTGCGGCCTGTGCCGGGAACTGTTGCTCGACTACGGTCCCCGCGTCAGCACGGTCGTCCAGGACGGCGACGAGGTGCGCGTCGTCCCCCTCGCCTCCCTCCTGCCGCACAAGTACGTGGGGACCAAGTGGCCCACCCGCTGA
- a CDS encoding class I SAM-dependent methyltransferase: protein MSQDTAGVASVKPFDFGLEYIREHFGSNTALFTQQMTHNVYRENPEPLIDHLLRCLDLNGTESVLDLGCGNGFILRDVVSRLRHGGRAVAMDISPAMLELAKRNATIAWAPLEFTEGRAEDLSRFADGSFTRVMANYIFHYIEDPDLVCSQIARVRDPKGLAIVTIEARRSMPEMYDLHFETMEKLGFPADFIDRLPRGRRGKMTLDNTEETLVRHFDSVEERPYVDALRFETPQPFMDFYSAGHRLLGVQAMGGDDITQEMKDELYRGVEKAVSDRIAEVGHFEVSKRNSVFVCA, encoded by the coding sequence ATGAGTCAGGACACTGCGGGCGTAGCGTCGGTGAAGCCCTTCGACTTCGGTCTCGAATACATTCGCGAGCACTTCGGAAGCAACACGGCGCTCTTCACGCAGCAGATGACGCACAACGTGTACCGCGAGAATCCCGAGCCGCTCATCGACCACCTGCTGCGGTGCCTCGACCTGAACGGAACCGAATCGGTCCTGGACCTCGGCTGCGGAAACGGATTCATTCTCCGGGACGTGGTCAGCCGGCTCCGGCACGGCGGCCGCGCCGTGGCCATGGACATCTCCCCGGCCATGCTGGAGCTCGCCAAGCGCAACGCCACCATCGCCTGGGCGCCGCTGGAGTTCACCGAGGGCCGGGCCGAGGACCTCTCGCGCTTCGCGGACGGCAGCTTCACCCGCGTCATGGCCAACTACATCTTCCACTACATCGAGGACCCCGACCTGGTCTGCTCTCAGATCGCCCGCGTCCGCGACCCGAAGGGCCTCGCGATCGTCACCATCGAGGCGCGCCGCTCCATGCCGGAGATGTACGACCTGCACTTCGAGACCATGGAGAAGCTCGGCTTCCCCGCGGACTTCATCGACCGGCTGCCGCGCGGGCGCCGCGGCAAGATGACGCTCGACAACACCGAGGAGACGCTCGTCCGGCACTTCGACAGCGTCGAGGAGCGGCCGTACGTGGACGCCCTGCGCTTCGAGACGCCGCAGCCGTTCATGGACTTCTACTCGGCGGGCCACCGGCTGCTCGGCGTCCAGGCCATGGGCGGCGACGACATCACGCAGGAGATGAAGGACGAGCTGTACCGGGGCGTCGAGAAGGCCGTCAGCGACCGCATCGCGGAGGTCGGCCACTTCGAGGTCAGCAAGCGCAACTCGGTCTTCGTCTGCGCCTGA
- a CDS encoding SidA/IucD/PvdA family monooxygenase: MESFDLVGIGVGPSNLSLAALAEPVEGLRAGFLESKPRFRWHPGLMLPDAWLQVSYLKDLVTLVDPTSRFSFLNFLSEQGRIFRALVANGMSCSRQEFEQYYQWAAEGLPDIHWQSRVKSVSVVGDRFEVVCDSGLTATARSLVLGSGREPYLPPFAAAFHGSRVLHGSELLSVRPDLAGRRVMVVGAGQSGAEVVNYLLSEDAATPAELTWVSSRVGFLPIDDSPFSNEWFAPSYVDYFHSLPAGRRADLLGRQRLASDGVSESLLRKIYQRLYRLDHLEGGTLSHRLLPCRRVTDLRGHADGVEVSVLDTDRDVRETVPADVVVFCTGYRSRFPDYLEPLREALTGDGGAFRVRRDYSLDWDGPPGLRVFVQNFAEDSHGIADPNLSLSAWRSARIVNAAVGREVYRTDGASTATAWSSA, from the coding sequence ATGGAATCGTTCGACCTTGTCGGAATCGGGGTAGGACCGTCGAACCTGAGCCTCGCGGCACTCGCCGAACCGGTCGAGGGGCTGCGGGCCGGTTTTCTCGAGTCGAAACCGCGCTTCCGGTGGCACCCGGGTCTGATGCTTCCGGACGCCTGGCTCCAGGTCTCCTACCTCAAGGACCTGGTCACTCTCGTCGACCCGACCAGCCGCTTCTCCTTCCTCAACTTCCTCTCCGAGCAGGGCCGCATCTTCCGCGCCCTGGTGGCCAACGGGATGAGCTGCTCGCGGCAGGAGTTCGAGCAGTACTACCAATGGGCCGCCGAGGGCCTTCCCGACATCCACTGGCAGTCCCGCGTCAAGTCCGTGTCCGTGGTGGGCGACCGCTTCGAGGTGGTCTGCGACTCGGGTCTGACGGCCACGGCCCGCAGCCTGGTGCTGGGCTCCGGGCGGGAGCCCTACCTTCCGCCCTTCGCCGCCGCATTCCACGGTTCGCGCGTACTGCACGGCAGCGAGCTGCTGTCTGTCCGCCCCGACCTGGCGGGACGGCGGGTCATGGTGGTCGGGGCTGGGCAGAGCGGCGCCGAGGTGGTGAACTACCTGCTCTCCGAGGACGCGGCGACACCGGCCGAACTCACCTGGGTATCCAGCCGGGTGGGCTTCCTCCCCATCGACGACTCGCCGTTCAGCAACGAGTGGTTCGCCCCGTCCTACGTGGACTACTTCCACTCGCTGCCCGCCGGGCGGCGTGCGGACCTGCTGGGGCGTCAGCGACTGGCCAGCGACGGCGTGTCCGAGTCGCTGCTGCGCAAGATCTACCAGCGCCTCTACCGCCTCGACCACCTGGAGGGCGGCACGCTGTCCCACCGGCTGCTGCCCTGCCGCCGCGTCACCGACCTGCGCGGGCACGCGGACGGGGTCGAGGTCTCGGTGCTGGACACGGACCGCGACGTGCGGGAGACCGTGCCCGCAGACGTCGTCGTCTTCTGCACCGGGTACCGCAGCCGGTTCCCGGACTACCTGGAGCCGCTGCGGGAGGCGCTGACGGGGGACGGCGGCGCTTTCCGGGTGCGCCGCGACTACTCGCTGGACTGGGACGGGCCGCCCGGTCTCCGCGTCTTCGTGCAGAACTTCGCCGAGGACAGCCACGGCATCGCCGACCCGAACCTGAGTCTGTCCGCCTGGCGCAGTGCCCGGATCGTCAACGCGGCCGTGGGCCGGGAGGTGTACCGCACGGACGGAGCGTCGACCGCGACGGCCTGGTCATCCGCGTGA
- a CDS encoding MFS transporter: MGFLPRPKRVITEPPQGRRDFWVFVSSGLFARGGDQLFTIAVPLSVLAATESVAGTVLAFSARVAAYLLSPFIGMLIDSFDRRDVYILAQLYQALCLGLIALFLDDVLVLAVLVLLSGLGAVVANISSYFVLVPRLVTPERRSKALSDYSALREVVKIVGPLSAGGIVVLAGGATALVLTCALFALSALVALFVPRVVIEEEEPAEPGEKPRRALSVGFSWLWRNGSAIALVATMTLANIGVGTLDVIFITLLGDSGMAATGIGLVVSIGAVGAAAGTWAAGRLFPRSSFQRRILYWQLAALAGVTVMAVPVLQVRVVGYVITTFALGASNINSIRYRQESIPMAISGRVNSVMRMFITGAIPLSAVVFAFFHKWAPSELHWTPVVLFSALGVAVWAWYLARAGRRSPQQPDGTGGEALAAADRGAASRG; this comes from the coding sequence ATGGGTTTCCTGCCCCGGCCGAAGCGTGTCATCACCGAACCACCACAGGGCCGCCGCGACTTCTGGGTGTTCGTCTCCTCCGGGCTCTTCGCCCGGGGCGGCGACCAGCTCTTCACCATCGCCGTCCCGCTGAGCGTGCTCGCGGCGACGGAGTCGGTCGCCGGCACGGTGCTGGCCTTCTCCGCCCGGGTCGCGGCCTATCTGCTCTCGCCGTTCATCGGCATGCTGATCGACTCCTTCGACCGGCGTGACGTCTACATCCTGGCCCAGCTCTACCAGGCGCTGTGCCTGGGCCTCATCGCCCTCTTCCTGGACGACGTCCTCGTCCTGGCGGTGCTGGTGCTGCTCTCCGGACTCGGCGCCGTGGTGGCGAACATCTCCAGCTACTTCGTGCTGGTGCCCAGACTCGTCACCCCGGAACGACGGTCCAAGGCGCTCAGCGACTACAGCGCCCTGCGCGAGGTCGTGAAGATCGTCGGACCCCTGTCCGCGGGGGGCATCGTGGTGCTCGCAGGCGGCGCCACGGCCCTGGTCCTCACCTGCGCGCTGTTCGCACTGTCCGCCTTGGTGGCGCTGTTCGTGCCCCGGGTGGTCATCGAGGAGGAGGAGCCCGCCGAACCGGGGGAGAAGCCCCGGCGCGCGCTGAGCGTGGGCTTCTCCTGGCTTTGGCGCAACGGCTCCGCCATCGCACTGGTCGCCACCATGACGCTGGCGAACATCGGCGTCGGCACCCTCGACGTCATCTTCATCACGCTGCTCGGCGACTCCGGTATGGCCGCGACCGGGATCGGGCTGGTGGTCTCCATCGGCGCGGTCGGCGCCGCCGCCGGCACCTGGGCCGCGGGCAGGCTCTTTCCCCGGTCCTCCTTCCAGCGCCGCATCCTCTACTGGCAGCTGGCCGCGCTGGCCGGTGTCACGGTGATGGCCGTACCGGTGCTCCAGGTCCGGGTCGTCGGCTACGTGATCACGACGTTCGCGCTCGGCGCCAGCAACATCAACTCGATCCGGTACCGCCAGGAGTCGATACCGATGGCCATCTCCGGCCGGGTCAACTCCGTGATGCGCATGTTCATCACCGGTGCGATCCCGCTGTCTGCGGTCGTGTTCGCCTTCTTCCACAAGTGGGCGCCGTCCGAACTGCACTGGACGCCGGTCGTCCTGTTCAGCGCGCTGGGCGTGGCCGTGTGGGCGTGGTACCTCGCGCGGGCGGGCCGCCGCTCGCCGCAGCAGCCGGACGGTACCGGGGGAGAGGCCCTCGCCGCCGCGGACCGCGGCGCGGCGTCACGCGGATGA